In Paenibacillus sonchi, a single genomic region encodes these proteins:
- a CDS encoding tripartite tricarboxylate transporter substrate binding protein has translation MLLKRGMRIGIWTASLLAVVILLFIGSRITDDRSHKGDNADFPGKPITLIVPYAAGGGTDATARALAKAAEKVLGQPVIVVNRTGGGGSVGLMEGAGAKGDGYTVTFLPAELTILPHLGLLPITYEKFKPIAQTNFDPSAITVRQGAPWQTVNEFLGFAKAHPGELKMGNAGTGSIWHLAAITLERETGVKFAHIPFEGAGPAVSALMDGFVDAVPVSPAEVKKYVDEGKLRTLAVNADKRSDALPGVPTLEEQTGIHVNFTGTWRGLAVPKDTPDAIADILAGAFIKGTEDKAFREYMNVNGLGLLVKDGKAFSRQLKESDDTFAKMIPELGLSRK, from the coding sequence ATGCTTTTGAAACGGGGAATGCGAATAGGAATCTGGACAGCATCGCTGCTGGCTGTGGTCATCCTCCTTTTTATTGGAAGCCGCATAACGGACGATCGCAGCCACAAGGGGGATAACGCTGATTTCCCCGGGAAGCCGATCACATTAATTGTGCCGTACGCTGCAGGCGGAGGAACCGATGCAACCGCAAGGGCATTAGCCAAAGCGGCAGAGAAGGTTCTGGGACAGCCGGTTATCGTTGTCAACCGGACAGGCGGGGGAGGCTCCGTCGGGCTGATGGAAGGCGCGGGCGCCAAGGGTGACGGATACACGGTAACCTTTTTGCCGGCCGAATTGACCATCCTTCCGCATCTGGGCTTGCTGCCGATTACCTATGAGAAATTCAAACCCATCGCTCAAACCAATTTTGATCCTTCCGCCATTACCGTAAGGCAAGGCGCGCCGTGGCAGACTGTGAATGAATTTCTCGGCTTTGCGAAAGCGCATCCAGGGGAATTGAAAATGGGAAACGCAGGAACGGGGAGCATTTGGCATTTAGCGGCCATAACGCTGGAACGGGAAACAGGTGTGAAGTTTGCACATATCCCCTTTGAAGGTGCAGGGCCTGCCGTCTCCGCTTTAATGGACGGTTTTGTGGATGCGGTGCCTGTGAGTCCCGCCGAAGTGAAAAAGTATGTGGATGAAGGAAAGCTGCGGACACTGGCGGTTAACGCCGACAAGCGCTCTGATGCGCTGCCGGGTGTTCCCACTCTGGAGGAGCAGACCGGAATACATGTGAATTTCACGGGTACATGGCGAGGACTTGCTGTACCAAAGGATACACCGGATGCGATTGCGGATATACTCGCCGGGGCATTTATCAAGGGAACCGAAGACAAGGCCTTCCGTGAGTATATGAACGTAAATGGACTTGGACTGCTGGTTAAGGACGGCAAAGCCTTCTCGCGGCAATTGAAAGAAAGCGATGATACCTTCGCCAAAATGATTCCGGAGCTCGGACTCAGCCGCAAGTGA
- a CDS encoding DNA-3-methyladenine glycosylase family protein: MNDLLFELPLPEFFDFGVCLEYLNRSPLECLYRTDQEGVTRYFNLDNQPLLIKLTVPAGNRMHVTLLHGDIPGPEAAEWLARYIREWFDLDRDLAPFYHLAQADPLLAPLAEQHKGLRIVGIPDLFEALCWAILGQQVNLAFAYRLKQQLTAAYGGSLEWEGDVYYAFPGPEVFADVQPEELYALQLTRSKARTVLDVAALIASGGLSREALLALPSPDAAEQRLLQIRGIGPWTSQYVRMRCLDDTTAFPVGDVGLQNAVKFLTGMDRKPTPAELLKLAEPWRGWEAYATFYLWRALY, translated from the coding sequence ATGAACGATTTGCTTTTTGAGCTGCCGCTGCCGGAGTTTTTCGACTTCGGGGTCTGCCTGGAGTACCTGAACCGCTCGCCGCTTGAATGCCTGTACCGGACGGATCAGGAGGGAGTGACCCGTTATTTCAATCTGGATAACCAGCCGCTGCTTATCAAGCTGACAGTTCCCGCGGGGAACAGAATGCACGTAACACTGCTGCACGGAGACATTCCCGGTCCAGAGGCGGCAGAATGGCTGGCCCGCTATATCCGGGAATGGTTCGATCTGGACCGCGATCTGGCGCCATTCTACCATCTGGCGCAAGCTGACCCGCTGCTGGCACCGCTTGCTGAGCAGCATAAGGGGCTGCGGATCGTCGGCATTCCCGATCTGTTCGAGGCGCTATGCTGGGCCATTCTGGGACAGCAGGTGAATCTGGCTTTTGCCTACAGGCTGAAGCAGCAGCTGACCGCTGCCTACGGCGGATCGCTGGAATGGGAAGGGGATGTCTATTATGCATTCCCCGGCCCGGAAGTGTTCGCAGATGTGCAGCCGGAGGAGCTGTACGCCCTGCAGCTGACCCGCAGCAAAGCGCGGACAGTGCTGGACGTGGCCGCGCTTATAGCCAGCGGCGGCTTAAGCCGCGAAGCGCTGCTGGCGCTGCCGTCCCCGGACGCCGCCGAGCAGCGTCTGCTGCAGATCCGCGGTATCGGTCCATGGACCTCGCAGTATGTGAGGATGCGCTGTCTGGATGACACCACAGCCTTCCCGGTGGGAGATGTCGGGCTGCAGAATGCGGTCAAATTTCTGACCGGCATGGACCGGAAGCCTACCCCGGCAGAGCTGCTGAAGCTGGCAGAGCCTTGGCGCGGCTGGGAGGCTTACGCCACATTCTATTTGTGGCGGGCGCTGTATTAA
- a CDS encoding DUF4179 domain-containing protein: MSNENLEKQLRELRKANTQELPPLLRTRQDSIYASLATIVQDSGVKKKKRKIYPKIAAVAAAILLSVMLTAIYPPALANALKQLPWVGGIFERADDLGLQAAQSLGLISRPNSSDTHEGITLSAEEAVFDGNRLAFSVKREGEGLGDKLTGVTVGPDGKLFQEKGTISSAKVLIDGVPLEEFAAGHWEAVPYLSWIGGRRIIQLFLSWWILRIWVSRPNPFLTSLY; the protein is encoded by the coding sequence ATGAGTAATGAAAATTTAGAAAAGCAGCTCAGGGAGCTAAGAAAAGCTAATACACAGGAGCTTCCTCCTTTACTGCGAACGCGGCAGGATTCAATTTATGCATCGCTCGCCACAATCGTCCAGGATTCTGGCGTGAAGAAAAAGAAAAGAAAAATATATCCAAAAATTGCGGCTGTAGCAGCGGCAATATTGCTCAGTGTTATGCTGACGGCAATCTATCCGCCAGCGTTAGCCAATGCGCTGAAGCAGCTTCCGTGGGTAGGCGGTATTTTTGAACGGGCAGATGATCTGGGGCTGCAGGCCGCCCAGAGTTTGGGTCTGATTTCCCGTCCAAACAGCAGTGATACTCATGAAGGGATCACCTTATCTGCCGAAGAGGCTGTATTTGACGGCAACCGTTTGGCATTCTCAGTGAAGCGTGAAGGGGAAGGGCTGGGCGATAAGCTGACCGGAGTTACAGTGGGCCCGGATGGGAAGCTTTTTCAGGAGAAAGGCACAATTTCATCTGCAAAAGTATTGATCGACGGGGTTCCGCTGGAGGAGTTTGCAGCTGGCCATTGGGAAGCTGTGCCGTATCTAAGCTGGATAGGGGGGAGGAGGATAATACAGCTATTTTTGAGCTGGTGGATTCTTCGAATTTGGGTATCTCGACCAAACCCTTTCCTGACCAGTTTGTACTGA
- a CDS encoding sigma-70 family RNA polymerase sigma factor, translated as MLDNELDIKKAQKGDHEAFIRLFRQLESQLYRLAKTILTQDEDCADALQETTLKVYKGLASLKQPKFFKTWVIRILINECNQLLRMRERTVAVAEIPEETAASYAHFEDSGSVDLQSCINRLDESLRLAIVLFYYEDLSIKQIAGVLGISEGAVRARLHRARRLLSEQIQPVREEGLAHE; from the coding sequence TTGCTGGACAACGAACTGGATATCAAAAAGGCGCAGAAAGGCGACCACGAAGCGTTTATCCGTCTTTTTAGACAACTGGAATCACAGTTGTACCGATTAGCCAAAACCATTCTGACACAAGATGAAGATTGCGCGGATGCGCTTCAGGAAACGACACTGAAGGTGTATAAAGGACTCGCGAGCCTTAAGCAGCCCAAGTTTTTCAAAACCTGGGTGATCCGCATCCTGATTAATGAATGCAATCAGTTGCTCCGTATGCGTGAGCGAACTGTGGCTGTGGCGGAGATTCCCGAGGAAACGGCCGCTTCCTATGCACATTTTGAAGATTCAGGGAGCGTGGACTTGCAAAGCTGCATTAATAGGCTGGACGAATCCCTGCGGCTGGCTATCGTGCTTTTCTACTATGAGGATTTATCCATTAAGCAGATTGCGGGTGTGCTTGGCATCTCCGAAGGGGCGGTCAGGGCACGGCTTCACCGCGCACGCCGATTGTTATCCGAACAGATACAGCCTGTGCGGGAGGAGGGTCTTGCTCATGAGTAA
- the kdgT gene encoding 2-keto-3-deoxygluconate transporter, whose protein sequence is MKIKQTLDKIPGGMMLVPLFLGAIIHTAFPNAGEYFGGFTKGLMTGTVPILAVWFFCMGAAIDVRATGTVIRKSGTLVLTKIAVAWVVALIAIQFLPEGGVQSGFFAGLSVLAIISAMDMTNGGLYASIMQQYGTKEESGAFVLMSLESGPLVTMLILGSTGAAVFEPHLFVGAVLPFLIGFLLGNLDHDLRAYFGKATQTLIPFFGFALGSSIDLGVIADTGLLGILLGVVVIIITGVPLILADKFIGKGNGTAGLAASSTAGAAVANPMLVANMKPEFLPAAESATALVAASVIVTSILVPVVTAYYSDYMKKKKPPVEGGPMDIKTQKTAI, encoded by the coding sequence ATGAAAATCAAACAGACCTTAGATAAGATTCCCGGCGGTATGATGCTGGTTCCATTATTTCTTGGAGCTATCATCCACACGGCTTTTCCAAATGCGGGCGAGTACTTTGGCGGCTTCACCAAAGGCCTTATGACGGGTACTGTACCTATTCTGGCCGTCTGGTTCTTCTGTATGGGCGCTGCGATTGATGTCAGAGCAACCGGAACGGTCATCCGTAAATCCGGTACACTCGTCTTGACCAAGATTGCCGTAGCCTGGGTAGTAGCCCTGATTGCCATTCAGTTTCTGCCTGAGGGCGGTGTGCAAAGCGGATTTTTTGCCGGATTATCTGTTCTGGCGATCATTTCCGCAATGGATATGACCAACGGCGGCCTGTACGCTTCCATTATGCAGCAATATGGCACCAAGGAGGAATCTGGCGCATTTGTACTGATGTCACTGGAATCCGGGCCGCTCGTAACCATGCTGATTCTGGGCAGCACCGGAGCAGCCGTATTCGAACCGCATCTGTTTGTAGGCGCTGTGCTTCCTTTCCTGATCGGCTTCCTGTTGGGTAACCTGGACCATGATCTGCGCGCTTATTTCGGCAAAGCTACACAGACACTCATTCCCTTCTTCGGGTTCGCACTGGGCAGCTCGATCGACCTGGGTGTAATTGCAGATACAGGCCTGCTCGGTATTCTGCTGGGGGTTGTTGTCATTATTATTACAGGTGTGCCGCTGATTCTGGCGGACAAATTCATTGGAAAGGGCAACGGAACTGCCGGACTTGCCGCCTCGAGTACAGCCGGAGCTGCTGTAGCGAACCCGATGCTGGTAGCCAACATGAAGCCGGAATTCCTGCCAGCCGCCGAATCGGCAACTGCGCTTGTGGCAGCCTCGGTAATCGTGACCTCCATCCTGGTTCCGGTCGTTACAGCGTATTATTCAGACTATATGAAAAAGAAAAAACCGCCCGTAGAGGGCGGACCCATGGATATTAAAACTCAGAAAACTGCAATATAA
- a CDS encoding methylated-DNA--[protein]-cysteine S-methyltransferase, which translates to MSEITIYRHTLNLGNRDWTLWASEKGLVRISFGLEERLPEGKWLNTYAPRHRYQEDQTVFMQLGITREMESYFGGAAVSFKDIPLDIWGTPFQQEVWKGLATIAHGEVITYRELAGRIGRPQAMRAVGTANGQNPLPVILPCHRVIGTNGTLTGYRGGLKLKQELLALEGINHVGAAGHERFAF; encoded by the coding sequence ATGAGTGAAATTACGATTTATCGTCATACCCTGAACCTGGGGAACCGGGACTGGACCCTGTGGGCCAGTGAGAAGGGCCTGGTCCGTATATCTTTCGGGTTAGAAGAGCGTCTGCCTGAAGGGAAGTGGCTGAACACCTATGCTCCACGGCACCGTTATCAGGAAGATCAGACGGTGTTCATGCAGCTTGGAATTACCCGGGAAATGGAGAGCTATTTCGGGGGAGCAGCGGTCAGCTTCAAGGATATCCCGCTGGATATCTGGGGCACTCCGTTTCAGCAGGAGGTCTGGAAGGGACTGGCCACCATTGCGCACGGTGAAGTCATTACCTACCGGGAGCTTGCCGGGAGAATTGGCAGACCGCAAGCCATGCGCGCCGTAGGGACAGCCAACGGACAGAATCCGCTGCCGGTCATTCTGCCTTGTCACCGGGTCATTGGCACGAATGGCACATTGACCGGATACCGGGGAGGGCTCAAGCTGAAGCAGGAGCTGCTTGCACTGGAAGGCATTAATCATGTGGGGGCGGCGGGCCATGAACGATTTGCTTTTTGA
- a CDS encoding bifunctional transcriptional activator/DNA repair enzyme AdaA: MDQALFEQIYESVVRREPTYDGVYYTAVLTTHIVCRPSCRARTPKAGNVVFYESLEQAVAAGFRPCKRCRPEEGGVLRPDAVLAAEADRLMEAQFGQKVTLEMLAGWLRVSPFHLQRTYKRVTGRSPAGRLDQLRMEKACALLADTELAVAEVGQAVSFRGPSHFTAWFTRKTGLPPTEYRAQFKGGIYHE, encoded by the coding sequence ATGGACCAGGCATTATTCGAACAGATCTACGAATCCGTTGTGCGGCGCGAACCGACCTATGATGGTGTATATTATACTGCGGTGCTGACGACACATATTGTCTGCCGCCCCTCCTGCCGGGCGAGAACGCCGAAGGCGGGCAATGTGGTTTTTTATGAATCCTTGGAGCAGGCGGTAGCCGCCGGGTTCAGGCCCTGCAAAAGATGCCGCCCGGAGGAAGGCGGCGTGCTGCGCCCGGACGCGGTGCTTGCGGCCGAGGCAGACCGGCTGATGGAGGCGCAGTTCGGGCAGAAGGTGACATTGGAGATGCTTGCCGGATGGCTGAGGGTCAGCCCGTTCCATCTGCAGCGCACCTATAAGCGGGTCACCGGGCGGTCGCCCGCCGGGCGGCTCGATCAGCTGCGCATGGAGAAAGCATGTGCGCTGCTCGCAGATACGGAGCTTGCGGTTGCCGAGGTGGGACAAGCGGTAAGCTTTCGCGGGCCATCCCACTTTACCGCATGGTTCACGCGGAAGACCGGTCTGCCGCCGACAGAATATCGTGCCCAATTCAAAGGAGGGATTTATCATGAGTGA
- a CDS encoding DUF5643 domain-containing protein, whose product MDSSNLGISTKPFPDQFVLTLIIGLEGIDEPFILQIPARRVTENIIDTPGIRVQADGWSLTLQKLEYSPLTTRLSLTLEQEADGNRRAFELTDFEVMDEQGQVLESTHQSGFLSSDRSRNVDLLTEPFGKHPNMLTIRAYYNELKDPGKSMGCSKQIAQGTR is encoded by the coding sequence GTGGATTCTTCGAATTTGGGTATCTCGACCAAACCCTTTCCTGACCAGTTTGTACTGACCTTAATCATTGGCTTAGAAGGTATTGATGAACCGTTCATTCTCCAAATTCCTGCACGGAGGGTTACAGAAAACATAATTGACACCCCTGGTATACGCGTACAGGCAGATGGATGGAGTCTGACGCTGCAAAAGCTGGAATACAGTCCGTTAACGACCCGTCTGTCACTCACGCTTGAACAAGAGGCAGACGGAAATCGCAGAGCTTTTGAACTAACGGACTTTGAAGTAATGGATGAACAGGGACAGGTGCTGGAAAGTACACATCAATCAGGTTTCCTGTCTTCCGATAGGTCGCGTAATGTGGATTTGCTTACAGAGCCGTTCGGCAAACACCCAAATATGCTCACCATCCGGGCCTATTATAATGAATTAAAGGACCCGGGAAAAAGCATGGGCTGTTCAAAACAGATAGCTCAGGGAACCCGGTGA